One Glycine max cultivar Williams 82 chromosome 8, Glycine_max_v4.0, whole genome shotgun sequence genomic window, CTCAATCATTTCTAAAGTAAATGATCAATTTCATCTCCACATTTCACTCACTGACAATTCGATCATTGTACTATGAAAATGATAAGTTATTCTACAATTGTGTAAATGTACTAAAAATTTTAATCCTATCATAAGTGATCTCCATTTTTGTTAATGGTGAGTGCATACGTGACACAAGGGACACTCCTTGTCAACTAATAATATTTTGGACTAAAATGCCACTGAGAAAAAAGTTCTTTTTCGTAATTTTGTAGTAATACTTTCTTctataataacaaaatgataACATGATAAGAAAATGGTCTATGATCATAAtgtgaatttaaaaatagatatgTATCATTAAACTGCAAATTCTATTAAcgtttttgttatgtatttgttTCGACTTTACAAAAAAGAGAGTGTTATGAGTTTGAATTGAGGGGTAAAATagtcattttaataaaatttaaaagttggtaGAGATAAATAGCAATTCTTGTAGGACCAATAGCAATTGGATCCCTATAAATACTCAACCATGAAGCGTACTGCAGGGAGAATATAATGGTGGCCTTTTTTATGTTCCTTATATATGTGTGGGCTAAGCCTCAAGGGAAAGGACTCTGTCCCATTCTATGAAAAGCTTGTCATTGCTGATGTTGCTGAACTTATTGCACAAGGCAGGCACcaaagttatttattattattcgaGGAAAATCTAATGAAGGAGTTGTTACAAAGATGCCACCATTTCTACCAACAAAATACTATAATTAAGTCATCCTAATTTACTTTGAGGTTTCACTTTGAATACTCCCCCTTAACCAGttttctaataatatatatttggaaGTTGTGTAGTGAATTTCTATGTCATTGTCCAACCCACATCATGTACAAGTAGAACAACGCTTTGCATTAATAactcaatttttattcaaagatgTATGATAGCTGAGAGTTATCTTGAAACTTTCTGACATTGTTCCCACCAACTTCTACATTGAAGCCAATATGACATATATGGAATTCAATTTAAGTGGACAAGTATTCACCGCGTGACCTTTTgatattcatttaattaaaaaaggttttaattcttataaggaaaaacaaaaaacatgtagtccttacatatacatataattcaagtttttgttcttattatttAGAGTACACTTTTCTCAGATTATCAccgtcaatatttttttataataataatgaactgtcaaaaaaattgttcaaaaattaaaacttacaactttttttatataaaaaggattaaaaataaaaatacgaaTAATTTTAGGGACCGAATGAACCATATATATAACCAATTTTTATTGTACCTTTTCCTTTTAAATATGAAACTGGTCATCTTTTTATTATcagattctttttttctttgattttaaaccttttaattttaaaattggtttACCAGAAAAGACTCTGACAGCCGACAGGTCTCTTacctaaagaaaagaaagttgacTCACATCGTTTAAATAAAAGGTCAAAACGATCAATGATAggtaaatatatttgatttttttaaagttcatCATGCATATTCTTAACTTAAATTTTCGCTTAATTTGATCTCTTCCAGGAAATAAAGGGTTTGACCTTTTTCCTCAATAGCGAAAGAATTcatataaaaacttataaatagcatatttttaacaattttattttaaaaggtcATTTAGGTGGCCCAATTATATTTATGATCCCAGTACGTTGGTATTCCCATAATATTATAGCATATCTTTGAATTCCATTTTCAGAGTCCTAGCCTAATCTCTTTTGTGTTTGAAAAGATGAAGGATGCTCCCAacttttagttttcttaattattctatttCACATACGCGTAAGCATGCTTTGATTACCTGTTTGGTAAAGTAAGATCCAAAGCTCAAATTATATTGCTATAgtacaaaaatatgaaaaagatatATTACAAATCACaatcaaatttgtaaaaagaaGATGCCAAATCTGGAGTTATCAGCAAATAAAGTACCAGCTATACGGTGGATTCCTCTTATTTCTCTATTAAGGCCCTTTACAAAAGCCAGCCACTGATTGTATAATATAGCTTAAGAGTCCAAGATTCTTTGAATATTTGAACATCCACCAATTCTAGGTCAGATCTAATCTAAAAAACTTATTTGGTTCGGATAATATGCCTCTTAATAATAAAGGTTGAACTTAGTAATTATGAATGGGCTGTGATTGtagaaaatactaaaagtttAAAGTTTGGAAAACACggttattaaaaatgttttggTTTAATCTCATgtaaaaatgagtttgaaagaaaaatgagtttgaatCATGTTTGATTActcttcaaaaatatgtttgagattaaaatttaatttaaaattaaaagtcaaTTTTTGAAATGCGACTATTAGAACATctttttcaaactcaatttGCAAACTTAAATTTGGTGTAAACTGCAACCCTTAACCTTAAATTTGGTGTAAACTGCAACCCAAAGATGTACTAACATAATTCAATGTAATCTAACATATCCAAACTTAAGTTTGTAAATTACACACCAAACATGTACTAACATAATTCAGTGTAATCCAACATATATTGAGGAATTGTAgttgaaattattatatttcaatgGAATCCaacgaataaaaataaaattaaaacaggagtcttcttttgtaaaaaaaactacCTTTATCTTAACCATACTTTTTCACCTCATTTTCTAACATGTCTTGTGTAGGCATCCATAGGTGCCCTACATATATGATTTGAATGGTACGGAACAGAGTTAGGTTTGAACTAATTACATGCATGTGTTTCCAATGCATACCATAGTAAAAGTTTAGGTCCGGTACATTCAGCTAGCATCAGATCATAAAAGATTTTCGGTGGTAGATTGTCGTTGAGACAGGTAAGCATTGCCTCTTTCTACCTTGTGAGTTGTGACAGCCCATTATACTCATCAATTGTCCAGATATTCAGATAATATCAAGCAATGTTAGATATAAAGTGCTTCCTATACTTACAATTGGATGTACCCCATGTTACTTCTGTCCATATATTCAGATAATATCATACAATGTTAGATATGAAGTGCTTCCTATACTTACAATAGGATGTGTTGGTTttgtggaggaaattataaaaaaataaagggaaaaagagaaacaataCGTATGCGAAGGAAATAGAATcattctattctaattcaaattgttcttagcagcgatacaataaataacaaaagataaactaattagataacaagatattagcaaaacagaatattaattaaaactaacttgctccttaaagatagGAACCACTTATTTACTAGGttaatccattaaaactgaCTTACTTCTAAAATATAGGAAACCAACTTATTCactaaatcatattttaaaaactcaaaaataaaatattatgcagttacaaaagtatatcttcaacactcctccttgcttTTGGAACTGCAAACTCCAATTCTTTGACTTCAAGTTTGTTGATAGGTAGTGACTTTGTAAACATGTCAGCCAGTTGATCTTTAGACTTGCAGTAAATTAAGTTCACTTCTTCACTTTGTTGcatctttatcaaataataaaccttgatgttgaaatgtttagtCTTCCCATGACACACGGGATTGTTTGCAATAGCAATGACTACTTGATTCTCAACAAAAATTCCAGTTTTGTTCTTTTGAGCAAATAGAATGTTTGGTCTTGTTGTAGTGAGATATATTAGACATCCAATCAAGCTCCCATAATATCCTTCATCAATGTTATCAACACCTTCTTCCTTGCTGaacttctccttttgattcattggtGTGCTAACAGATTTGCATTCCTCCATTTGAagcttcttcaaattttcttttgcatatttccttttttttcatgtttagcatTCTTTCAAGATGGCAATGATAAAGTCTCTTGTGCTTGAATTCCGTGTGTGTGACTTGAGTGAAATAGGTTGTATGTTTCTCCTCTGCTGGATCAAATGAGAAacttttacttttcattttaacCCTTAGAACTTTCCGGCCAACAATGTCATAGATAAAGCAATGTTGATGTTCAAATGACACTTTAAATCCCTTTTTAATCAACTGACCTACACTTAGCAAGTTTTGGTCAATGTTAGGTACATAAAGAACATCTGATATTAATTTGATACCTGAACACGTTGAAATTGCAacagttccttttccttttacagGAATATAGCCACCATTCTCAATTCTGACCTTTGAGACATTAGTTGGCTTCAAATCCTTGAATAGAGTCTTATCATATGTCATGTGGTTCGTACAAACACTATCAACCAACCAACTTTCACTTGATTCACTACTCAAGAAGCATGTGACCACAAACAGTTGGTCCTCCTCGTCTTGATTAGCAATCTGAGCTCCCTCATCATGGTGATTTTTATTGGGGCAGATCACCGCTTCATGCCCTATCTGGTTGCACTTGTTACATTTTGCATCTGGTCTCCTCCAACATCTGAAAGATGCATGACCTTTTTTGCCACAATGCTGACAAggtggataatttttctttttatccttacctttgttttggttgtttgcactATTTTCGTTGCTTGCTGGttgattcttcttgaaaaaACCCTTTTTGCTTTCATCAACTTCATGATGTTTGGCGGGCAAAGCACCTTCGACAACACGATCTTGCCTCATCAACCTTCGCTACTCTTGAGCTTGCAGGGCATGTAGCACTTCTGCCAATGTGATTTTCGACAGATCCTTTGTGTTCTCCAATGAAGCTATAGATGTTTTATATCTCTCGGGCACTGTTACCAAAATTTTCTCTACAATTCTCGAATCAGCAATACCCAACAACTTTATCTTGTTGGCAATACCCAACAATTTGTTtgagtattctttgattgtctcTGACTCTTTCATCCTTTGAAGCTCAAATTCCCTCCTTAAATTTAGCACTTGCATGCTTCGTATTCTATCATCTCCAGCATATTCCTCTTTCAGATAATCCCAAATTGCTTTGGGTGATTTAAGAGTCATGATTCTGATGAATATCATTTGTGAAACACCAGTGAACAAACATGGCCTcgcctttgccttcttcatctttctttccttgtgatttttaatttgggccatggtgggattttcaggcagcggatatatttcataatcctCTTCAACAACATCCCACAAATCCAAAGACTCCATGTAGGATTGCATTTTCACTTCCCAAAGATCATAATTCTCtccatcaaagattggaagagttatgtggGAAAAACTTGCTTCACCTTCCATGGTGCAGGTCCCGTAAGAATAagactctgataccaattgttggttttgtggaggaaattataaaaaaacagagGAGAAAAGAGAGTCAATACGTATGCAGaggaaataaaatcattatattctaattcaaattgttctcagcagcgatacaataaatagcaaaagataaactaatcagataacaagatattagcaaaataaaatattaaaactaacttgctccttaaagataggaaccacttatttactaggctaatccattaaaactgacttactcctaaaatataggaaaccaacttatttactaaatcctattttaaaaactgaaaaataaaatattatgtagttacaaaagtatatcttcaacaGGATGTGCCCCATGTTACTTCTGCTCATGTAGAAGTCTCATATCTATTATGAGGTTGTGTCCAAGTCATTCTCTTTTAATGTCTTCCACGAAATAAATTACTCTAAATTATAGTTGGGAAATCTGGTCCAGTCATTAATTCAGTCAAAGTAGTAGTTTAGTGAATTAGTGATCCAATCAGTGGATCAGTAATTGGTTTAATTTGAtccaatatatattaaaaaatcaaaattatatatatatctaagtatataactaacattatttaagtatataactaacattatttgagtaaaaaaagttaatccATATTCCAAAATAACAATTGATGATAATGAGACATCAAAATGGCATTGTAGAAGtgatccatttttatttttaaaaaaattgatcggGTTGGACCAGTCCAACCACGATTCGGTTACCTAACTGGCCGGGTTTGACCAAGTCATCCCGAATTAATTGCATGACCGATCTAATAGAGGAATAGACCCGATTAGGCTACCAGGTTCCGATTGAACCGGTCCGACCGGCTAGGCCGAACCAGATTTCACAACTATCCTCTAAATATTCTGTCATGTTTTGATACACTTTATATTGTATCAACCTAACCATTAAATAAAGTCTAAATAtccttaaaataatatatactaaaCTTTAAATAATCTATCTATCTagatatacataaataaatagatgcaatatcaataaatatataaataaagtgtttttaaatataattaatattttttcttttttaaaatgataaatattttaaaacaaattagaaaTTCCAAAACATATTCAATAAGTGTAACTCAGTTGACAATACATGTTGAGTTTATATGAGAGGGCCTGGGTTTTGATCTCATAGAATAGACTCTTGGAGAAAGATAATGAGCTTTAAATGTGACTAAACTTTGGATCCAGAATTAGTCACATAATCAACTTAAAGGACCAAATCTTGTGGAGATAACTTGAGGTCTCATCGAGGAGTCAAATGTCCTAATtataatggttaaaaaaattccaaattatGATAGATAATTCAAAAtgaagtaataaataaaaaattttaatttctgtacACCCTTATTGTGAAAATTATATACACCACTAAAAAAACCGGATTCAACATCGCAAGTTCAACGTCGGTCCTCTGAAAATCgtccttattttcaaaacaatggcatttttgtaaatataataaatattttaaagacagTTTTTACCAAAACCGCCTTCGTAGGGTTGAAACCATAATCCAAGGACGGTTTTCTCACAAAACCGTTGTTGATATCAAGTATTCAAAGATGATGGTTTTGAAAGACCGTCTGTGAATGAAgaccactttttatttttacctcttcTGGTTAGGATTCCGCCGCGTGAAAATGTTGTGGCTGATGATATTCTAGGTCATTCTCCTCTCCCCCTCCCTTCAATCCTTCCACCCGTCAAAGCCATCCACTTCTCTGTCGTGCCTCTTCTTCCGCCCCACCATGCAGCTTCAACATGGGCGTGATGATCATAGATTTGGTGCAATGGCAGAAAATCAGGTACAACAAGAATGATCGAATCTATGAGTTGGGTTCTTTGTCATCGTTTGTGTTGGTGTTTGCAGGACACGTGGCGCCCATTGAGCACAGATGGAATCAGCACAGGTTGGGTGGCGATAACATGAAGGGGAGTTGCTGGGAGCACCATGTGCCGCGTGGCATAGCTCATCATTGCGAGATCAGGAAGCCTTAGGCCCGCGGAGACCCTCTCGCCGCTGAAAGAAGGACTCGACAGAACCGACAACGACGACCATGACTCCACGTGCGGAGAGGGTAGGTGGGGCCAATGGATGAAAGGATCACTCGTGAGAGCACcctctgtttcttcttcttcctcctcgtCCTCTTGTaagaacaaaaagtcttatctgAGGTTTCTTCTTGGCGTGTTAGGTTCTCCACTCGCCCCCGTCCATGTGTGCACCACAGATCCCTTCCCTCACCTCAGCATCAAAGACATCCCCTTTGTTTGTCCCCTCTTCTTGTTAAGTTGGTTATATTTACAGATCATATAGACCTAGGTTTAGAAATTGTTTCATTCCTCTTAATTATTAAGTTATGTTGTCTAAGATCAATAGATATTGTCATTATTATGTCATGTTAAGCATTTTGTTAGGTCACATTTGGAAAATTGAATTGGAAAATGTGTGTGAATGAgtattatcacttttttttatcttgtaggAGACTTCTTCTGCTCAGTACATATTGGGGCAGTACATGGCTGCTAGTGGAGGGCAGAGGCTTTAGAATTAGATTAACAATGCGTATGCCATGGGAAAGGTAAGGATGATAGCCTCTAAGTTTGAGACCGCAAACAAGGTCTTGTGAGCCTATGAGACTTGTTGAGTTTGATTTGACtgtgaaaagaataagaaattttttagtGTTCCTCTTTGAACTTACTCTGTACTTCtcccttttgtttttattttttattttacttgtatGTGGTTTCTACTTTGTATTTCAAATCTTGTTTCATTAGTTTAAATacatgtttattaatttttactgaTTCCTTCACAGCTACATGCTTGAAGAGGGTGAAGCTTGCTCTAACTCTTGTAATCTATTGTTGGCTGACATGTTCACTAAGTCCTTCAAAGGCTTGTGTTTACTACATTTATAATAAGCTTGGCTTATATGGCATATATCCTCCAACTTGAGGAGTGTTAGATATCATATTTAACACATGTTAATCATGAAAATAGTTGTTAGCTTGTCACTAGAAATTAGGGGCTTTTATATTATCAGATATCATATTTAACCCAAGGTGGCTATTTTTTTCTCTAGGTCCTCCatgtttctttaaataattttagtttgttatatttctttaaataattcaattattgttattattattatttgggacTTTGTATCatcatatgaaaataaaatatgtttttctatttttttaaataaaacattctaagacagttatttaaaaaatcatcttagaaattatatattctaAGACATATCTTTTCTAAGAACTGTCTTAAAAGAGTATTATTTTAAGACGATTCTCTAGAAGGGTATGCTTCTGAGACGGTTCTTAGTTAACACCGTCTTAGAAAAGATGGTTTTTAgataaaatcgtcttagaaagatatcattttctaagacggttatttatgGAACCGTCGTCGAAACTATTGACTTTCAACGACGTTGACTTCAAAGACGGTTCAAAATCGTCTTTAAAAGTGATTTAGAATCGTTGTTGTATGGCTATTTTGCATTAGTGATGCTATCAacgtataaaaaaaatcatggttatataacttttaaaataattattgtaaaaatcaaCTAACTTATCATACATAACATTTTGGTTGAAGACAAGGGCAGACCCATGATTTAACAATTGGGAGGTCAAATATATTAACTAACATCAAAATTTATACTATGTTTacataattatgtatttttaaaattcatctaAGAATATATAATGGAGAATATGTTTACATagaagataaattaaatattttttaaaagacccaaaattacaaataacaatCATCAATTTCACATTCCACCAAGAACCCTAATGAATAtgttaaacattattttttttacaaaaaatcttgttatgttaaaaatctattaaattaaaataaactatattatTCACTCAATTATCTTTTACATCAATAGTAGTCAATaacattgaaaaataatttactttcGGACCGTtacaaaatagaagaagaaaggtATTGTGTCATGACAAAGACTATAACTTTATAATAGACCTTTGAAGTAATTTGATATATAATACAAAAGATAGAATATTTATTGATGTGTTTCAAAATTTAACTAAACACTTTCTTATATAATGTTTGTAAATTTGACTCATTGATAAAGATGAATGATAACCtttcattttgaaatcaatataAAGAGAATGctaataaagttatttgattacaatcaaattatatataatctttaattcttaaattatttataatttttaaaataataatataatattaactattggaaagaaaaatatatggtACTC contains:
- the LOC102660601 gene encoding uncharacterized protein — protein: MTLKSPKAIWDYLKEEYAGDDRIRSMQVLNLRREFELQRMKESETIKEYSNKLLGIANKIKLLGIADSRIVEKILVTVPERYKTSIASLENTKDLSKITLAEVLHALQAQE